Proteins from a single region of Trichoderma asperellum chromosome 3, complete sequence:
- a CDS encoding uncharacterized protein (EggNog:ENOG41~TransMembrane:1 (i12-30o)), producing MIASSGRRRNVFVAALIALFFAIAFYYNSYPDPEGLIAMLPHGSKLLNATLPASLIAPSSNSSKANQDSAPDSAPEPKTSRLHYLIPASQPNLHFCYNLVSSAVNRYPVPTLLGWHGVDEFDAAKTHLAKLRTMERYFNSLPPDEDDDLAIIVDGYDILIQLPPEIMVERYFQVAERADAHLAQRFDISVGELHRRGLRQTVFLGPDKICWPIDPVAPRCWSAPESPIAPTAWGLDKGDNAMFYADPRWLNSGTIMGPIGDLRRYIAATMDEIRATHDPLYEFRESDQYYMANVWGRQEYWRSRVMGSDIPEFPPDKIIPAKTNPFQTTEYHVAIEYESALFQTRAGYQPYFGYVQFNESGLTAKLTADVREEGPFFQPPTIKMPKSIVASLSKLYDAIPEAHPGSTSADWLSVVELGVNFITHHIYGLWHCTGPKEFVEFEYPTLWFYPYVKSLLKAAVRASQAGEPLTHKLIDGRKWVPKKYYPAGDTPDDEFGGAWTDLDGEFVAWRDLCQPHNDLLFEGEENRPTLGAGGLV from the exons ATGATTGCCTCCTCAGGTAGGCGGCGAAACGTCTTCGTTGCCGCATTAATTGCCTTATTCTTTGCTATAGCCTTCTACTACAACTCGTATCCTGATCCT GAGGGACTCATTGCTATGTTACCTCACGGTTCTAAACTCTTAAATGCAACACTACCGGCATCTCTAATAGCGCCGTCTTCAAACTCCTCGAAAGCCAATCAAGATTCTGCCCCGGATTCTGCTCCAGAGCCAAAGACGTCGAGGCTGCACTATCTCATCCCGGCCAGCCAGCCGAATCTACATTTCTGCTACAACTTAGTTTCCTCGGCCGTCAACCGCTATCCAGTCCCTACTCTGCTTGGCTGGCATGGAGTTGACGAATTCGATGCCGCAAAGACTCACCTTGCCAAGCTGCGAACTATGGAGCGATATTTCAACTCGCTGCCTCccgatgaggacgacgattTAGCAATCATCGTGGATGGCTATGATATTCTCATTCAACTACCCCCCGAGATCATGGTCGAGAGGTACTTTCAAGTTGCCGAGCGTGCTGATGCCCACCTGGCGCAGCGCTTTGATATCAGTGTTGGCGAGCTCCACAGGCGTGGCCTTCGCCAGACCGTCTTCCTGGGGCCTGACAAGATCTGCTGGCCTATTGATCCCGTAGCGCCTCGATGCTGGAGTGCCCCCGAATCACCCATAGCACCAACTGCCTGGGGTCTGGACAAGGGAGACAATGCCATGTTCTACGCCGACCCGCGGTGGCTGAATTCAGGGACAATCATGGGGCCCATTGGCGACCTAAGGAGATATATTGCCGCTACAATGGACGAGATCAGGGCCACGCATGATCCTTTGTACGAGTTCAGGGAATCGGACCAATACTACATGGCCAATGTTTGGGGTCGACAGGAATATTGGCGCTCGAGGGTGATGGGCAGCGACATCCCTGAATTTCCACCTGACAAGATCATTCCGGCTAAGACCAATCCTTTCCAGACGACCGAGTACCATGTTGCCATTGAGTACGAGTCTGCGCTGTTCCAAACCAGGGCTGGATATCAGCCATATTTTGGATATGTGCAATTCAACGAATCTGGCTTGACAGCCAAGCTTACCGCTGATGTCCGCGAAGAGGGACCTTTCTTTCAGCCTCCCACCATCAAGATGCCCAAGAGCATCGTTGCGTCGCTAAGCAAGCTATACGACGCCATCCCAGAAGCTCACCCGGGGTCTACATCGGCAGACTGGCTTAGCGTTGTCGAATTGGGCGTCAACTTCATCACCCATCATATTTACGGCCTTTGGCATTGCACTGGCCCCAAGGAATTCGTCGAGTTTGAGTATCCCACGCTGTGGTTCTATCCATATGTCAAATCTTTACTCAAAGCCGCCGTGAGGGCCTCACAGGCCGGCGAACCACTGACGCATAAACTCATTGATGGCCGGAAGTGGGTTCCGAAGAAGTACTATCCAGCTGGCGATACCCCTGATGATGAATTCGGTGGCGCCTGGACAGACTTGGATGGTGAGTTTGTTGCGTGGAGAGACCTCTGCCAACCTCATAACGATTTGCTTTTTGAAGGGGAAGAGAATAGGCCGACTCTGGGAGCCGGTGGACTAGTTTGA